One Oncorhynchus masou masou isolate Uvic2021 chromosome 18, UVic_Omas_1.1, whole genome shotgun sequence DNA window includes the following coding sequences:
- the LOC135504162 gene encoding inactive dipeptidyl peptidase 10-like has protein sequence MIATTQQNMGTDLDMHASAGPPRNWKGIAIAMMVIVGVLSLVSLSVIMLTPDESHLFLRSCLTMEDLESEKYTVHDPCVTWLDENEVALRTREGHVLSYSLHSNITATLLDNSSLDLTYTKFHVSADKRFVLLAYNIQPIFSQSFTASYAIYNVAKGVLLELNPPAGEKALIQYAAWGLQGNQLAYVFEGDIYYQTEVTSKPLRLTATGREGLVVNGLSDWIYEEEVLLTFSANWWSKDGARLAYLTINNSATPLMEIPHFLGGVYPSNVFFPYPKAGSTIPTVSLFVVNLYGPAHTLEMIPPDSVRARDRYISMVTWISSTQLAVRWLNRAQNQSELCVCEATTGACSKKHTMVMDLMQNQRQEVPLFSSDGSWFYLTLPAKQGARGEFRHIASLPAQPAIPPVPPRFLTSGNWDVTVLCALDEDNRKIYFLSTEESRQSRHLYSADFEGIFQRQCLTCNLLDDCSFFKAVFSPNQTYFTLYCLGPGVPKVTVHNTKDPSRYIVLEDNTPLSETLEGKRLPETVFKTLAADNHDLHLKLSLPQGYEAHLLPLLIIVDGVPGSQSVTEEFTMGWPEVLASTHDMALAWVDGRSGVGRGQKISSVDPRKLSSLRVKDQLGVVEWLMQLPYIDDQRIALYGKAFGAYLSLKMLAATDQLFKCAAAVAPITDFKLYSAAFSERYLGLPAKEEHTYLTASVLEDVHKLKDENFLLLHGTADARVHFQHSAELLSRLVKVQANYSLQLYPDEGHILKERRSIQHSQRTLVHYLQTCLRHNPLLASIEEPDEDD, from the exons GACATGCATGCTTCAGCCGGTCCACCTCGGAACTGGAAGGGCATTGCAATCGCCATGATGGTGATCGTTGGTGTTCTATCACTGGTCAGCCTTTCAGTCATCATGCTCACACCTG ATGAGTCTCACCTGTTTCTGCGATCCTGTCTCACCATGGAGGATCTGGAAAGTGAGAAGTATACAGTTCACGACCCCTGTGTGACCTGGTTGGATG AGAATGAGGTTGCGCTCAGAACCAGAGAGGGCCATGTCCTGTCCTACAGCCTCCACTCCAACATCACAGCTACCCTGCTGGACAACAGCTCTTTA GATTTGACTTACACAAAGTTCCATGTGTCTGCAGACAAGAGGTTTGTCCTGTTGGCATACAACATTCAACCG ATTTTCTCTCAGTCCTTCACAGCCTCTTATGCCATCTACAATGTGGCTAAAGG gGTTCTGTTGGAGCTTAACCCTCCAGCGGGGGAGAAGGCATTGATACAGTATGCAGCCTGGGGACTGCAGGGGAACCAGCTG GCCTATGTGTTTGAAGGCGATATCTATTACCAGACAGAAGTGACCAGTAAACCTCTCCGCCTCACAGCTACAGGCAGAGAGGGGCTGGTGGTCAACGGGCTGAGTGACTGGATTTACGAGG AGGAAGTGCTCTTGACTTTCTCTGCCAACTGGTGGTCGAAAGATGGAGCTCGCTTGGCATACCTCACCATCAACAACTCTGCCACACCGCTAATGGAGATACCTCACTTTTTGGGCGGGGTCTATCCCTCCAATGTGTTCTTTCCTTACCCCAAG gctggctccaccatccccactgtcagtctgtttgtggtgAATCTCTATGGTCCAGCTCACACTCTAGAGATGATCCCTCCAGACTCTGTCAGGGCCAG AGACCGCTACATCTCCATGGTGACATGGATCAGCAGCACTCAGTTGGCGGTACGTTGGTTGAACCGGGCCCAGAACCAAtcagagctctgtgtgtgtgaggccaCCACTGGGGCATGCTCAAAG AAACACACAATGGTCATGGACTTAATGCAAAACCAACGACAG GAGGTGCCATTGTTTTCATCTGATGGCTCTTGGTTTTATTTGACGTTGCCAGCCAAGCAGGGTGCCCGGGGAGAGTTCCGCCACATTGCCAGTCTGCCAGCCCAG CCTGCCATCCCCCCTGTCCCTCCTCGCTTTCTGACGTCCGGGAACTGGGATGTCACTGTGCTGTGTGCCCTGGATGAGGACAATAGGAAAAT CTACTTCCTCAGCACAGAAGAATCCAGACAGAGCAGACACCTGTACAG TGCGGACTTTGAAGGGATCTTCCAACGCCAGTGTCTGACCTGCAACCTTCTAGATGACTGTAGCTTTTTCAAAGCTGTGTTCAGCCCCAATCAGACATATTTCACACTTTATTGCCTAG GCCCCGGAGTCCCCAAGGTGACAGTACACAACACGAAGGACCCCTCCA GATACATAGTTCTGGAGGACAACACACCTCTCTCTGAGACCCTAGAAGGGAAGAGACTCCCAGAGACTGTCTTCAAGACCCTCGCAGCTGACAACCATG ATCTACACCTGAAGCTGTCTCTGCCCCAGGGTTATGAAGCCCACCTTCTCCCTCTACTCATCATTGT AGACGGAGTTCCAGGCAGTCAGTCGGTGACGGAGGAGTTTACTATGGGATGGCCTGAGGTGCTCGCCAGCACACATGACATGGCGTTAGCCTGGGTGGATGGAAGAAGTGGGGTCGGCCGGGGGCAGAAGATCAGCAGTGTGGATCCCCGCAAGCTCAGCTCCCTCAGAGTCAAAGATCAACTAGGAGTCGTAGA GTGGTTGATGCAATTGCCTTACATTGACGATCAGCGGATTGCCCTGTATGGCAAG GCATTTGGTGCTTATTTATCCCTCAAGATGCTCGCTGCGACTGATCAGCTGTTTAAATGTGCAGCCGCTGTGGCTCCCATAACAGATTTCAAACTCTACA GTGCTGCCTTCTCAGAGAGGTATCTAGGTCTCCCAGCAAAGGAGGAGCACACTTACCTG ACGGCATCTGTATTGGAGGATGTTCACAAGCTTAAAGACGAGAATTTCCTCTTACTGCATGGGACTGCAGACG CACGGGTCCACTTCCAGCACAGTGCAGAGCTCCTGAGCCGCTTGGTGAAGGTGCAGGCCAACTACTCCCTGCAGCTGTACCCAGACGAGGGCCACATCCTGAAGGAGCGGCGCAGCATCCAGCATTCCCAACGGACCTTGGTGCACTACCTCCAGACCTGCCTGAGACACAACCCCCTCCTGGCCTCCATAGAGGAGCCAGATGAGGATGACTGA